A genomic segment from Barrientosiimonas humi encodes:
- a CDS encoding LysE family translocator, whose amino-acid sequence MSQYLAFVAFAAMLAIAPGPDTFLTLRSTVAGGRRRGLLTSGGIFAANVVQGTLVACGLGAVLARSETVFTVIRWAGVAYLLYLGITTLRAALRRDAAGWDAGPTPARRGWLPVWQGFLCNITNPKVLAFNLALLPQFVGPGAGVPVLLAYALTLAVLGCVVLLAIVWAADAASSVLRRQRVRRAVEGSTGVVMLGFAGALAAEA is encoded by the coding sequence ATGAGCCAGTACCTCGCCTTCGTCGCGTTCGCCGCGATGCTCGCGATCGCCCCCGGACCCGACACCTTCCTCACCCTGCGCAGCACGGTGGCGGGCGGCCGCCGGCGCGGCCTGCTGACCTCCGGCGGCATCTTCGCCGCCAACGTCGTGCAGGGCACCCTGGTCGCCTGCGGCCTGGGCGCGGTGCTGGCCCGGTCGGAGACCGTGTTCACGGTGATCCGCTGGGCCGGCGTGGCCTACCTGCTCTACCTCGGCATCACCACGCTGCGCGCCGCGCTGCGTCGTGACGCCGCCGGGTGGGACGCCGGGCCGACGCCCGCGCGGCGCGGCTGGCTGCCGGTCTGGCAGGGCTTCCTGTGCAACATCACCAACCCCAAGGTGCTGGCGTTCAACCTGGCCCTGCTGCCCCAGTTCGTCGGCCCCGGCGCCGGCGTCCCGGTGCTGCTGGCCTACGCCCTGACCCTGGCCGTGCTCGGCTGCGTCGTCCTGCTGGCCATCGTCTGGGCCGCAGACGCCGCCTCGTCGGTGCTGCGCCGGCAGCGCGTCCGGCGCGCCGTCGAGGGCTCGACCGGCGTGGTGATGCTCGGCTTCGCCGGGGCGCTGGCCGCCGAGGCCTGA
- a CDS encoding AMP-dependent synthetase/ligase, with the protein MAMSLTDEQPDLSIIENRPASVAHLFVSRVEQSGGDRAFGRPVGEQVEWLTWKQVDQRVRAIAAGLVSLGVEPEDRVAIESSTRLEWALVDLGIMLAGAATTTIYPTTTTDDVLHILSDSGSKVLIAEDDSQLAKFREVAPDAGEVVKVVTIDGAADGDQVITLEQLEEAGAALLAEQPDVLEQRIAGIRPEHLATLIYTSGTTGRPKGVRLPHSAWTYEAAAVDSVGLLGKDDLQFLWLPLAHVFGKVLLTLPLQIGFPTAIDGRVDKIVENLPIVKPTWMGAAPRIFEKVYGRITTMMADEGGVKAKLFGWASDVGGQAADKRAEGSSAGGLLGVKRGVADKLVLHKIRERFGGNVRFFISGSAALNPDVARWFDAMGLPILEGYGLTETSGATCVNRPYPGANVTGTVGWPLPGTEMKVAEDGEILVKGPGVMQGYRNLDEATADSLVDGWFRTGDIGEQLPTGHIRITDRKKDLFKTSNGKYVAPSTIESMFKGICPYASQLVIEGDGRKFVSALITLDEEGIKGWAEQNGMADADYRTIVTSQECRDMVQGYVDQLNGKLNRWEQIKRFIILPRDLTVEEGEITPSLKLKRKVVATKYKDELDELYVD; encoded by the coding sequence ATGGCCATGTCGCTCACCGACGAGCAACCCGACCTGTCGATCATCGAGAACCGCCCGGCCTCGGTCGCGCACCTGTTCGTCTCGCGGGTGGAGCAGAGCGGCGGTGACCGGGCGTTCGGGCGGCCGGTGGGCGAGCAGGTCGAGTGGCTCACCTGGAAGCAGGTCGACCAGCGGGTGCGCGCGATCGCGGCCGGGCTGGTCTCGCTCGGCGTCGAGCCGGAGGACCGGGTCGCCATCGAGTCCAGCACCCGCCTGGAGTGGGCCCTGGTCGACCTCGGGATCATGCTCGCCGGCGCGGCGACCACCACGATCTATCCCACGACCACGACCGACGACGTGCTGCACATCCTCAGCGACTCCGGCAGCAAGGTGCTGATCGCCGAGGACGACTCCCAGCTGGCGAAGTTCCGCGAGGTGGCGCCCGACGCGGGCGAGGTCGTCAAGGTCGTCACCATCGACGGCGCCGCCGACGGCGACCAGGTCATCACCCTCGAGCAGCTCGAGGAGGCGGGCGCGGCGCTGCTCGCCGAGCAGCCCGACGTGCTGGAGCAGCGCATCGCCGGCATCCGGCCCGAGCACCTCGCCACCCTCATCTACACCTCGGGGACCACCGGCCGGCCCAAGGGCGTGCGCCTGCCGCACTCGGCCTGGACGTACGAGGCCGCTGCCGTCGACTCGGTCGGTCTGCTCGGCAAGGACGACCTGCAGTTCCTGTGGCTGCCGCTCGCGCACGTGTTCGGCAAGGTGCTGCTCACCCTGCCGCTGCAGATCGGCTTCCCGACGGCCATCGACGGCCGGGTCGACAAGATCGTCGAGAACCTGCCGATCGTGAAGCCGACCTGGATGGGCGCCGCGCCGCGCATCTTCGAGAAGGTCTACGGCCGGATCACCACGATGATGGCCGACGAGGGCGGCGTGAAGGCCAAGCTGTTCGGCTGGGCGAGCGACGTCGGCGGGCAGGCGGCCGACAAGCGCGCCGAGGGCAGCAGCGCGGGCGGCCTGCTCGGCGTCAAGCGCGGCGTCGCCGACAAGCTCGTGCTGCACAAGATCCGCGAGCGGTTCGGGGGCAACGTCCGGTTCTTCATCTCCGGGTCCGCCGCGCTCAACCCCGACGTGGCCCGCTGGTTCGACGCGATGGGGCTGCCGATCCTCGAGGGCTACGGCCTCACCGAGACCAGCGGCGCCACCTGCGTCAACCGCCCCTACCCCGGGGCCAACGTCACCGGCACCGTCGGCTGGCCGCTTCCCGGCACCGAGATGAAGGTCGCCGAGGACGGCGAGATCCTCGTCAAGGGCCCGGGCGTCATGCAGGGCTACCGCAACCTCGACGAGGCCACCGCCGACTCGCTCGTCGACGGCTGGTTCCGCACCGGCGACATCGGCGAGCAGCTGCCCACCGGGCACATCCGCATCACCGACCGCAAGAAGGACCTGTTCAAGACCTCCAACGGCAAGTACGTCGCGCCGAGCACCATCGAGTCGATGTTCAAGGGCATCTGCCCCTACGCCTCGCAGCTGGTCATCGAGGGCGACGGGCGCAAGTTCGTCTCCGCGCTGATCACCCTCGACGAGGAGGGCATCAAGGGCTGGGCCGAGCAGAACGGCATGGCCGACGCCGACTACCGCACGATCGTGACCTCCCAGGAGTGCCGCGACATGGTGCAGGGTTACGTCGACCAGCTCAACGGCAAGCTCAACCGGTGGGAGCAGATCAAGCGGTTCATCATCCTGCCGCGCGACCTGACGGTCGAGGAGGGCGAGATCACCCCGAGCCTGAAGCTCAAGCGCAAGGTCGTCGCGACCAAGTACAAGGACGAGCTGGACGAGCTGTACGTCGACTAG
- the rodA gene encoding rod shape-determining protein RodA, with protein sequence MTLARTGTEARRQLSWTRTDWGLVVAALGLSLVGAMLVWSATRGTSGNSYLVRHLLNTAVGVGLGLAVMRIDFRTIRAWAPWVYLASLLGLVAVLSPLGSTINGSRSWVQLPGFSIQPAELAKVALCIGLAMILAERGERDHPPPQRDVALAVGLAAVPILLVLAQPDLGSAVVLVMISLGVVAVSGASRWWLVGAAVGMVAAVVAAWTTPLLSDYQRDRLLAFADPTIDPQGIGYQVSQVRLAIGSGGWWGQGVGEGTQTQGGFIPFQQTDFVFSVAGEELGFAGAAGLLLVSGFVVLRAFLIARDAQDSFGRLVATGVGCWLLFQTVQNVGMNLGMLPVTGLPLPFVSYGGSSMFACWVAVGLLGNVHLVNLRKLF encoded by the coding sequence GTGACGCTCGCGCGCACCGGCACCGAGGCGCGCCGGCAGCTGTCCTGGACCCGCACCGACTGGGGCCTGGTCGTCGCCGCGCTCGGCCTGTCGCTGGTCGGGGCGATGCTGGTCTGGTCGGCCACCCGCGGCACCAGCGGGAACAGCTACCTGGTGCGCCACCTGCTCAACACCGCGGTCGGGGTCGGGCTCGGGCTCGCGGTGATGCGCATCGACTTCCGCACCATCCGGGCCTGGGCGCCGTGGGTCTACCTCGCCTCGCTCCTCGGCCTGGTCGCGGTGCTCAGCCCGCTCGGCTCCACGATCAACGGGTCCCGCTCGTGGGTACAGCTGCCCGGCTTCTCCATCCAGCCGGCCGAGCTGGCCAAGGTCGCGCTGTGCATCGGCCTCGCGATGATCCTCGCCGAGCGCGGCGAGCGCGACCACCCGCCGCCGCAGCGCGACGTGGCCCTCGCCGTCGGCCTCGCGGCGGTGCCGATCCTGCTCGTGCTCGCCCAGCCCGACCTGGGCTCGGCGGTCGTGCTCGTGATGATCTCCCTCGGCGTCGTCGCGGTCTCCGGGGCCTCGCGCTGGTGGCTGGTCGGCGCCGCCGTCGGCATGGTGGCCGCGGTGGTGGCGGCCTGGACCACGCCGCTGCTCTCGGACTACCAGCGCGACCGGCTGCTCGCCTTCGCCGACCCCACCATCGACCCCCAGGGCATCGGCTACCAGGTCAGCCAGGTGCGCCTGGCCATCGGCTCCGGCGGCTGGTGGGGGCAGGGTGTCGGCGAGGGCACCCAGACCCAGGGCGGCTTCATCCCCTTCCAGCAGACCGACTTCGTCTTCTCGGTCGCGGGGGAGGAGCTGGGGTTCGCCGGCGCCGCGGGGCTGCTGCTGGTCAGCGGCTTCGTGGTGCTGCGGGCGTTCCTCATCGCCCGCGACGCCCAGGACTCCTTCGGCCGGCTGGTCGCGACCGGCGTGGGCTGCTGGTTGCTGTTCCAGACCGTGCAGAACGTCGGGATGAACCTGGGGATGCTGCCGGTGACGGGCCTGCCGCTGCCCTTCGTGTCGTACGGCGGGTCGAGCATGTTCGCCTGCTGGGTCGCCGTCGGGCTGCTCGGCAACGTGCACCTGGTGAACCTGCGAAAACTCTTCTGA
- a CDS encoding bifunctional riboflavin kinase/FAD synthetase encodes MLRLTDLSQVPADLGPTVVTLGNFDGVHRGHASVLRSVVEQARARDAKAVAVTFDPHPLEVLHPDRAPAQITALDDRVALLEQTGVDVVLVLRFDRELAAQTPEQFVKECFVDGLRARAVIVGKDTRFGVNNSGDIDTLRELGDKYAFEVLTLDDVGPGVRWSSTQVRRLLAEGRVEEVTEILGRRHRVRGVVVQGLQRGRELGFPTANLAQDARGLVPADGVYAGWLVRHDLAHDDPEHRMPAAVSVGTNPTFDNVERTVEAYVLDRTDLDLYDEHVSVEFVRRLRGNDRFDSIEALIEQIGRDVDQTREILAQEG; translated from the coding sequence GTGCTCCGCCTGACCGACCTCTCGCAGGTCCCCGCCGACCTCGGGCCGACCGTGGTCACCCTCGGCAACTTCGACGGGGTGCACCGCGGCCATGCCAGCGTGCTGCGCAGCGTCGTCGAGCAGGCCCGCGCGCGCGACGCCAAGGCCGTGGCGGTCACCTTCGATCCGCACCCGCTCGAGGTGCTGCACCCCGACCGCGCGCCGGCGCAGATCACCGCGCTCGACGACCGCGTCGCGCTGCTGGAGCAGACCGGCGTCGACGTCGTCCTGGTGCTGCGCTTCGACCGCGAGCTCGCGGCCCAGACCCCCGAGCAGTTCGTCAAGGAGTGCTTCGTCGACGGGCTGCGCGCCCGCGCGGTCATCGTCGGCAAGGACACCCGGTTCGGCGTCAACAACTCCGGCGACATCGACACCCTGCGCGAGCTCGGCGACAAGTACGCCTTCGAGGTGCTCACCCTCGACGACGTCGGCCCGGGCGTGCGCTGGTCTTCCACCCAGGTGCGCCGGCTGCTCGCCGAGGGCCGGGTCGAGGAGGTCACCGAGATCCTCGGCCGCCGCCACCGCGTGCGCGGCGTCGTCGTGCAGGGGCTGCAGCGCGGCCGCGAGCTGGGCTTCCCGACCGCCAACCTCGCCCAGGACGCGCGCGGGCTGGTGCCCGCCGACGGCGTGTACGCCGGCTGGCTGGTCCGCCACGACCTCGCCCACGACGACCCCGAGCACCGGATGCCGGCGGCCGTCTCGGTCGGCACCAACCCGACGTTCGACAACGTCGAGCGCACCGTCGAGGCGTACGTCCTGGACCGCACCGACCTCGACCTGTACGACGAGCACGTGAGCGTGGAGTTCGTGCGCCGGCTGCGCGGCAACGACCGCTTCGACTCGATCGAGGCGCTGATCGAGCAGATCGGCCGCGACGTCGACCAGACGCGGGAGATCCTGGCGCAGGAGGGCTAG
- the truB gene encoding tRNA pseudouridine(55) synthase TruB, which yields MTQAGQPTTGQPTAGLLVVDKPAGWTSHDVVARGRRLARTRRVGHAGTLDPMATGVLVLGVNQGTKLLTFLVGSDKTYTATVRLGQTTITDDAEGEVTATHDASGVTDEAIDAAVRDLTGDIQQVPSAVSAIKIKGVRSYARVRSGEQVELPARPVTVHRFDVGDRRRTSVAGQAVVDLDVEVEVSSGTYVRALARDLGAALGVGGHLTALRRTRVGGFGLDRAVPLTELEALVEADEPLPLVPLAEAAAAHLPVREVDADEADHLRHGRRLRSRTDGAARVAAVGPGGDLVAVIDESGPTVRTHVVLPAALPAS from the coding sequence ATGACCCAGGCCGGTCAGCCCACGACCGGTCAGCCCACGGCCGGTCTGCTCGTGGTCGACAAGCCCGCCGGCTGGACCAGCCACGACGTCGTCGCGCGCGGTCGGCGCCTGGCCCGCACCCGCCGCGTCGGCCACGCGGGCACGCTCGACCCGATGGCGACGGGCGTGCTCGTGCTCGGCGTCAACCAGGGCACCAAGCTGCTGACCTTCCTCGTCGGCAGCGACAAGACCTACACCGCCACCGTGCGGCTCGGGCAGACCACGATCACCGACGACGCCGAGGGCGAGGTCACCGCGACCCACGACGCCTCCGGCGTGACCGACGAGGCGATCGACGCCGCCGTGCGCGACCTCACCGGCGACATCCAGCAGGTGCCGAGCGCGGTCAGCGCGATCAAGATCAAGGGCGTGCGCTCCTACGCCCGCGTCCGGTCCGGCGAGCAGGTCGAGCTGCCGGCCCGCCCGGTCACGGTGCACCGGTTCGACGTCGGCGACCGGCGGCGTACGTCCGTGGCCGGGCAGGCCGTCGTCGACCTCGACGTGGAGGTCGAGGTCAGCTCGGGCACCTACGTGCGCGCGCTCGCCCGCGACCTCGGCGCCGCCCTCGGCGTCGGCGGCCACCTCACCGCCCTGCGTCGCACCCGGGTGGGCGGTTTCGGTCTCGACCGCGCGGTCCCGCTCACCGAGCTGGAGGCGCTGGTCGAGGCCGACGAGCCGCTGCCGCTCGTGCCGCTCGCCGAGGCCGCGGCGGCGCACCTGCCGGTGCGCGAGGTCGACGCCGACGAGGCCGACCACCTGCGGCACGGCCGGCGGTTGCGCTCGCGGACCGACGGAGCCGCCCGCGTCGCGGCCGTCGGCCCGGGCGGCGACCTGGTGGCCGTGATCGACGAGAGCGGGCCGACCGTGCGCACCCACGTGGTCCTGCCGGCCGCCCTGCCGGCGTCCTGA
- the rbfA gene encoding 30S ribosome-binding factor RbfA, producing the protein MADPARARKVADRIKSLVAEYLEFRLKDERLGFVTVTDVRVTGDLQQASVFYTVFGDDASREATAEVLEENRGRIRSAVGKGLGIRLTPSLEFIPDALPEGAAHLEDALRKARERDAELARSASAATYAGEADPYRKPGDEDDREDA; encoded by the coding sequence ATGGCTGACCCCGCACGCGCCCGCAAGGTGGCCGACCGCATCAAGTCGCTGGTCGCCGAGTATCTGGAGTTCCGGCTCAAGGACGAGCGGCTCGGCTTCGTCACGGTGACCGACGTCCGGGTCACCGGCGACCTGCAGCAGGCCTCGGTCTTCTACACCGTCTTCGGCGACGATGCCTCGCGCGAGGCCACGGCCGAGGTGCTCGAGGAGAACCGCGGCCGCATCCGCTCCGCCGTCGGCAAGGGCCTCGGCATCCGGCTCACGCCCTCGCTGGAGTTCATCCCCGACGCGCTGCCCGAGGGTGCGGCCCACCTCGAGGACGCCCTGCGCAAGGCGCGCGAGCGCGACGCCGAGCTGGCGCGCTCGGCCTCGGCCGCGACGTACGCCGGCGAGGCCGACCCCTATCGCAAGCCCGGCGACGAGGACGACCGCGAGGACGCATGA
- a CDS encoding ArgP/LysG family DNA-binding transcriptional regulator, with the protein MRFPPDHLEALVAVVDEGTFAAAATALGITQSAVSQRIKALESRAGQVLLVRSAPAQPTRAGAELVRIGRQLLLLDEEAAAAVTGAASAAVLTVEVNADSLATWFADVLAAVAAWRGPTLRLEVADQATSADMLRAGSVMAAVTADPVAVQGCSVTPLGTMRYVPVATPDLLADHRAGRSARWSQMPVLRFDDVDDLQAQVLRAHGVPGHHAVPTHHVPSSEAFAHAVRAGLGWGVLPEAQLGTALDDGSLVRLPGAGPVDVSLFWQRWRIRSTPLDRLTDLVTDAARVLRRPR; encoded by the coding sequence GTGCGCTTCCCGCCCGACCATCTCGAGGCCCTCGTCGCCGTCGTCGACGAGGGGACCTTCGCGGCGGCCGCCACGGCGCTGGGCATCACCCAGTCGGCTGTCAGTCAGCGCATCAAGGCGCTGGAGTCGCGGGCCGGCCAGGTGCTGCTCGTGCGCAGCGCCCCCGCCCAGCCGACCCGCGCGGGCGCCGAGCTGGTGCGGATCGGCCGGCAGCTGCTGCTGCTCGACGAGGAGGCCGCCGCAGCCGTGACGGGAGCAGCCTCGGCGGCCGTGCTCACGGTCGAGGTCAACGCCGACTCGCTCGCGACCTGGTTCGCTGACGTGCTGGCCGCGGTCGCCGCCTGGCGCGGCCCCACCCTGCGTCTCGAGGTCGCCGACCAGGCGACGTCGGCCGACATGCTCCGCGCGGGGTCGGTGATGGCGGCAGTGACCGCGGATCCCGTTGCGGTGCAAGGGTGCTCGGTCACCCCGCTCGGCACCATGCGGTACGTCCCCGTCGCCACCCCCGACCTGCTCGCCGATCACCGGGCCGGCCGCAGCGCCCGCTGGTCGCAGATGCCCGTGCTGCGCTTCGACGACGTCGACGACCTGCAGGCGCAGGTGCTGCGCGCCCACGGCGTCCCCGGCCACCACGCGGTGCCCACCCATCACGTCCCCTCGTCCGAGGCGTTCGCGCACGCGGTCCGCGCCGGACTCGGGTGGGGCGTGCTGCCCGAGGCCCAGCTCGGCACCGCGCTCGACGACGGGTCGCTGGTGCGCCTGCCCGGCGCCGGCCCCGTGGACGTATCCCTCTTCTGGCAGCGCTGGCGGATCCGGTCGACGCCGCTGGACCGGCTGACCGACCTGGTGACCGACGCGGCGCGCGTACTGCGCCGCCCGCGCTGA
- a CDS encoding LysE/ArgO family amino acid transporter, translating into MLPFFPGLLTGLSLIVAIGAQNAFVLRQGLTGRHVPPVILTCIAVDVTLILVGVAGIGTIAERAPLVLDLLRWGGVAYLTWFAVRSFRAAASPTGLDAGRASSAGRRSVISATLAVSLLNPHVYLDTMVMLGTIANQHGPVGRWAFAAGACVASVSWFTALGLGARKLSGRLSRPSTWRWIDASIGVVMLGLAAMLALGG; encoded by the coding sequence GTGCTCCCCTTCTTCCCCGGGCTCCTCACCGGCCTGTCGCTCATCGTCGCCATCGGCGCGCAGAACGCGTTCGTGCTGCGTCAGGGGCTGACCGGACGACACGTGCCGCCCGTCATCCTGACCTGCATCGCCGTCGACGTGACGCTGATCCTGGTCGGCGTCGCCGGCATCGGGACCATCGCCGAGCGTGCGCCGCTCGTGCTCGACCTGCTGCGCTGGGGTGGCGTCGCCTATCTCACCTGGTTCGCGGTCCGGTCGTTCCGGGCGGCCGCGTCGCCCACCGGGCTCGACGCCGGCCGGGCCTCGTCGGCGGGGCGCCGGTCGGTGATCTCGGCCACCCTGGCGGTGTCGCTGCTCAACCCGCACGTCTATCTCGACACGATGGTGATGCTCGGCACGATCGCGAACCAGCACGGCCCCGTAGGCCGTTGGGCGTTCGCCGCCGGCGCCTGCGTCGCGAGCGTAAGCTGGTTCACCGCGCTCGGGCTCGGCGCCCGCAAGCTCTCCGGCCGGTTGTCGCGGCCGTCGACCTGGCGCTGGATCGACGCGAGCATCGGCGTGGTGATGCTCGGCCTGGCAGCGATGCTGGCGCTGGGCGGCTGA
- a CDS encoding TRM11 family SAM-dependent methyltransferase — MVELLILLSPSANRVYASEAPRLVAAEIQALATGFGLPLDSVEPVQVAGVDYLAVRLAGEVDDEAVRVLSVVSAAHAIFAREGELLRPVPLRRPERYPSDLVTIQKYPGKTNEQLTRLLLDVTAAATDHPERLLDGTLQVLDPMCGRGTTLNVALTYGLEVTGVDVDKRDFEEYERFIKTWLRQHRYKHTADVGQLRTHGRVRGRRLDVTVAPTKEEFKAGEVQRLTYLGTDTTDLDGLLKGGQFDVVVTDTPYGVEHGSHGDRIARNPLQLLDVALPGWLRVLRRGGALGLTYNRHVAPPEELVELFGRHGLEPVGDPTDDTYRHRVDASIDRDLIVARRA; from the coding sequence GTGGTGGAGCTGTTGATCCTGTTGTCCCCGTCGGCGAACCGGGTGTACGCCTCGGAGGCGCCCCGGCTCGTCGCGGCCGAGATCCAAGCGTTGGCAACGGGGTTCGGGCTTCCGCTCGATTCGGTCGAGCCGGTGCAGGTGGCCGGTGTCGACTACCTGGCCGTGCGGCTCGCAGGAGAGGTCGATGACGAGGCCGTACGCGTGCTGTCGGTGGTCTCTGCCGCGCACGCGATCTTCGCCCGGGAGGGCGAGCTGCTGCGACCCGTTCCGCTGCGCCGGCCAGAGCGATACCCGTCCGACCTCGTCACGATCCAGAAGTACCCGGGCAAGACCAACGAGCAGCTCACCCGCCTGCTGCTCGACGTCACCGCCGCGGCGACCGATCACCCGGAGCGGCTCCTCGACGGCACCCTGCAGGTGCTGGACCCCATGTGCGGGCGCGGGACGACGCTCAACGTGGCGCTGACGTACGGGCTGGAGGTGACGGGTGTCGACGTCGACAAGCGCGACTTCGAGGAGTACGAGCGGTTCATCAAGACCTGGCTGCGCCAGCACCGCTACAAGCACACGGCCGACGTCGGCCAGCTGCGCACGCACGGGCGCGTCCGCGGACGCCGGCTCGACGTCACCGTCGCCCCCACCAAGGAGGAGTTCAAGGCGGGGGAGGTGCAGCGGCTGACCTACCTCGGGACCGACACCACCGACCTCGACGGGCTGCTCAAGGGCGGCCAGTTCGACGTCGTCGTCACCGACACGCCGTACGGCGTCGAGCACGGCTCGCACGGCGACCGCATCGCGCGAAACCCGTTGCAGCTGCTGGACGTCGCGCTGCCGGGCTGGTTGCGGGTGCTGCGCCGCGGGGGAGCGCTGGGGCTGACGTACAACCGGCACGTGGCGCCGCCGGAGGAGCTGGTGGAGCTGTTCGGGCGGCACGGCCTGGAGCCGGTGGGGGACCCGACGGACGACACGTACCGCCACCGGGTGGACGCCTCGATCGACCGCGACCTGATCGTGGCGCGGCGCGCCTGA
- a CDS encoding TetR/AcrR family transcriptional regulator, giving the protein MPPKKRLSEAETTQRVLDAATRLVQRDGLVLDLRLRMEEVIEHAGVARAAVYRRWPSRDALAVDVLRHVATVVEPPTVGPEVLADVVTRAARRRSDRGDRVALAGSMLGEAAAVEVELLFSSPEWRTYLLLVAAVDALPDAGTREVIAEVLVDSEARRCERLIAAYRLLAEELALQVVGSAGLDTLVRTATSLIRGSVTQAWRVAPREGAARAAADVRAAMPALVSIHLAPDPDRDLPADWAASLRTKVRSLAQ; this is encoded by the coding sequence GTGCCCCCGAAGAAGCGCCTGAGCGAGGCCGAGACCACCCAGCGCGTCCTGGACGCCGCGACCAGACTCGTGCAGCGAGACGGCCTCGTCCTGGACCTGCGGCTCCGGATGGAGGAGGTCATCGAGCACGCGGGGGTCGCCCGCGCCGCTGTCTATCGACGTTGGCCCAGCCGGGATGCCCTCGCGGTCGACGTGCTGCGCCACGTCGCGACCGTGGTCGAGCCGCCGACGGTCGGACCCGAGGTGCTGGCCGACGTGGTGACTCGAGCAGCCCGTCGCCGCAGCGACCGTGGCGACCGGGTTGCGCTCGCCGGGTCGATGCTCGGCGAGGCTGCGGCGGTAGAGGTCGAGCTGCTGTTCTCCTCGCCGGAGTGGCGCACCTACCTGCTGCTCGTCGCCGCGGTCGACGCGCTGCCGGACGCCGGGACGCGGGAGGTCATCGCCGAGGTCCTGGTCGACTCGGAGGCTCGGCGCTGCGAGCGACTGATCGCTGCTTATCGCCTCCTCGCCGAGGAGCTGGCGCTGCAGGTGGTGGGGTCCGCCGGCCTCGACACGTTGGTGCGCACCGCCACCAGCCTGATCCGCGGCTCCGTGACGCAGGCGTGGCGGGTAGCCCCGCGCGAGGGTGCCGCCCGGGCGGCTGCGGACGTCCGAGCCGCGATGCCCGCGCTGGTGTCGATCCACCTGGCGCCCGACCCCGACCGTGACCTCCCGGCCGACTGGGCCGCGAGCCTGCGCACCAAGGTTCGGTCGCTCGCGCAGTGA